The Edaphobacter flagellatus sequence TCCAAAAAGCTCGCGGACTCGGAGCTTAGCTGTCTTGAGCGCACGGCGGCCGGAAGCTGTGATCTTGTAGAGGCGGCGAGCTGTTCTACCGGACCGTTCTTCCTCTGACTTCAGATAGCCGCGCTTTTCTAAGCCATGCAGGATCGGATAAAGGGTTCCGGGACTGATCTTGTACCCATGCCGGGCAAGCTCCTCCGCCATGCCCGCCCCAAAGATCGCCTCATGTTCCGCATGATGAAGAATATGAAGACGGATCATGCCGGAGTAAAGATCGCGGTTATCCATATCGTCCTTCACTATCGAACCTCGTTATCGAGATACGATAGCATGTGAAACCTTAAGCCAACATGAATTCGAGAGAGCGATATGCTAATTCTGTGAAACGCCTCATCAAATTCGGGACGCCGATGCAACAATGTTGAGGCATCCATGCAGTGGGCCAAGCCGAATGCGGTTACAGATTGAGGCCCATTCTCTACGCCACATATCGAGCTTCTGCCCGTCAAGCTTTGAGACCTGATGCGAAAGAAAGGTCTGCTGTTCCGGCACTTCACATCCGTTAGAGAATGGAGATAGCAAATATGGTTCGAGGGTACGAGGAACGCCATCGCACAGAGCGCGTTGGATGGCTACGAGCCGCTGTGCTTGGCGCCAACGACGGGATTCTCTCGACGTCAAGTCTGGTGCTTGGAGTGGCTGCTGCCAATGGCACACATCGCAGCGTCGTGGTTGCCGGCATTGCAGCCTTGTCCGCGGGGGCGATGTCGATGGCCGCCGGAGAATATGTGTCTGTGCACTCGCAGGCAGACACTGAGGCGGCCGACCTTGCGCTTGAGCGCGAAGAACTTAGAACAGACGATCTGGGTGAGCGCAAAGAGTTGGCGGCCATCTACGTCGCTCGCGGTCTCGATCCATCGCTCGCGAAACAGGTCGCTGAACAGTTGATGGCACATGATGCGCTCGGCGCGCATGCTCGCGACGAATTGGGAATATCAACAGCCCTCGCTGCGCGTCCGATTCAAGCGGCTTTGTCTTCAGCTGCCAGCTTTGCAGTCGGAGCAGCGCTGCCACTCGCGGCCGCGATGATCGCACCGCAACCCCTTTTAAGCCCCATCGTGGCAATTGCTTCCCTGATTTTTCTGGCGTTGCTTGGAGCATTGGCCGCATCTGCAGGTGGCGCAAGCATGATCAAAGGTGCCATGCGCGTAACCTTCTGGGGAGCACTGGCTATGGCAGTTACCGCAGGCGCCGGAGCGCTCTTTGGAGCAACTCCATAGAACGGAGGGCCTCATTGAG is a genomic window containing:
- a CDS encoding PadR family transcriptional regulator, which produces MDNRDLYSGMIRLHILHHAEHEAIFGAGMAEELARHGYKISPGTLYPILHGLEKRGYLKSEEERSGRTARRLYKITASGRRALKTAKLRVRELFGELIEGK
- a CDS encoding VIT1/CCC1 transporter family protein, yielding MVRGYEERHRTERVGWLRAAVLGANDGILSTSSLVLGVAAANGTHRSVVVAGIAALSAGAMSMAAGEYVSVHSQADTEAADLALEREELRTDDLGERKELAAIYVARGLDPSLAKQVAEQLMAHDALGAHARDELGISTALAARPIQAALSSAASFAVGAALPLAAAMIAPQPLLSPIVAIASLIFLALLGALAASAGGASMIKGAMRVTFWGALAMAVTAGAGALFGATP